A window of the Pyrodictium abyssi genome harbors these coding sequences:
- a CDS encoding transcriptional regulator — translation MSLEDTTRKRIIHVLLESRSPLSAREIAELVGLDPVTGEHEVYLHLKHIAKTLRRSYSGRAVLYMIPPSCKSCGYVFKGLDTPRKPSKCPRCKSQRIDPPRFYIEVED, via the coding sequence TTGTCGCTCGAAGACACTACACGTAAACGCATTATCCACGTCCTTCTTGAAAGCAGGTCACCGCTATCAGCTAGGGAGATAGCAGAGCTCGTAGGCCTAGACCCTGTTACCGGTGAGCACGAGGTCTATCTTCATCTGAAGCATATTGCGAAGACTCTTAGGCGCAGCTATAGTGGGAGAGCTGTTCTGTATATGATCCCGCCCAGCTGTAAGAGCTGCGGGTACGTGTTTAAGGGGCTCGATACGCCTAGGAAGCCGAGCAAGTGTCCTAGGTGCAAGAGCCAGCGCATAGACCCGCCAAGGTTCTATATAGAGGTGGAGGATTAG
- a CDS encoding HD domain-containing protein, producing MECRRLLEDKCLRSEWCRELLKLVKSVEGGDEAHGFPHTLRVLCRALKLAEGKNVDYRVLVASALLHDIGRPFENQAGVHHAALSAFMARLILPGLGFSPEEVARVERAILEHSFSLSEKNRDKPGSKSSIESCILSDADKLDALGAVGAYRLVETSAQRRRSMRQTLAHYHEKLSKLPDYMCTEEARREAAQLLERLRSFVEWLYEESKDYFDLAEAVDKAFPSTGY from the coding sequence GTGGAGTGCAGAAGGCTGTTAGAGGATAAATGTTTGAGGAGCGAGTGGTGCCGCGAGCTACTTAAACTCGTAAAGAGCGTCGAAGGAGGCGACGAGGCACACGGGTTCCCTCACACGCTACGCGTATTGTGTAGAGCACTAAAGCTAGCTGAAGGCAAGAATGTGGACTATAGGGTACTAGTCGCTTCAGCGCTACTCCATGATATAGGCAGGCCCTTCGAGAACCAGGCAGGCGTGCACCACGCGGCTCTCTCAGCCTTCATGGCTAGGCTTATACTCCCTGGGCTAGGCTTCAGCCCAGAGGAAGTAGCACGTGTCGAGAGAGCCATACTTGAGCACAGCTTCAGCCTCTCAGAGAAGAACCGAGACAAGCCCGGATCCAAGTCGAGCATAGAATCGTGTATACTGAGTGACGCAGACAAGCTAGACGCACTCGGTGCGGTAGGCGCCTACAGGCTAGTCGAGACATCAGCCCAGCGCAGGCGCAGCATGCGCCAGACACTAGCCCACTACCACGAGAAGCTATCAAAACTACCAGACTACATGTGCACGGAAGAGGCCCGTAGAGAAGCGGCCCAATTACTGGAGAGGCTCCGAAGCTTCGTGGAATGGCTATACGAGGAGAGCAAAGACTACTTCGACCTAGCAGAGGCTGTGGATAAGGCTTTTCCCTCCACGGGCTACTAG
- the moaA gene encoding GTP 3',8-cyclase MoaA: protein MVGGFATPIIDRYGRPLTNLRVMVTGRCNFSCFFCHMEGYKEQEIKQQELTLDEIELIAEAARRLGIKAFKITGGEPTLREDLADIVSIMKDRCNAYVSITTNGSLLHNHLPKLADVGIDHINVSLHALSSSAFKTITGSTLVDRVVANLRLAHEYGIPLKINFVILRGVNEEDILKIIDFASEIGATVQFIELHPVGKATKKFREHHLPRWRVLEKLENRIVEIKYRVGLHNRPVLILDNGVKVEIVGPVGNFIFCAGCTRIRITYDFKLIPCLNWRGEPIEVRPRLKELERFEDRVEAVISAIKEANKLRSPSTFYPIGSRLPIPRRHWSTARLGLPKSDGSLRFTGPRAGDVSRKALSEWGDYTSLV from the coding sequence GTGGTGGGTGGGTTCGCTACGCCAATTATAGACAGATACGGTAGACCTCTAACTAACCTTAGAGTTATGGTTACAGGGCGTTGTAACTTCTCATGCTTCTTCTGCCACATGGAGGGCTACAAAGAGCAGGAAATAAAGCAACAAGAGCTTACACTTGACGAGATAGAGCTTATAGCTGAAGCGGCACGTAGACTCGGAATAAAGGCCTTTAAGATAACCGGGGGCGAACCCACGCTTCGAGAAGACCTCGCAGACATAGTATCCATAATGAAGGATAGATGCAACGCCTATGTTTCCATCACAACTAATGGATCACTCCTACACAATCATCTACCAAAGCTAGCCGATGTAGGCATAGACCATATAAATGTAAGTCTTCACGCCCTGTCTAGTAGCGCGTTCAAGACCATAACCGGCTCAACACTCGTTGACCGTGTTGTGGCAAACCTAAGACTTGCCCACGAGTATGGCATACCCTTGAAGATAAACTTTGTAATACTAAGAGGTGTCAACGAAGAGGATATACTCAAGATAATAGACTTTGCCTCAGAGATAGGAGCCACCGTACAGTTCATCGAGCTACATCCTGTTGGCAAAGCTACTAAAAAGTTCCGCGAACACCATCTGCCACGCTGGCGTGTACTTGAGAAGCTCGAAAACCGGATAGTAGAGATAAAGTACCGTGTAGGGCTTCACAATCGCCCCGTGCTAATACTCGACAATGGCGTTAAAGTAGAGATAGTAGGCCCCGTTGGCAACTTCATATTCTGTGCCGGATGCACACGCATACGCATAACTTACGACTTTAAGCTGATTCCTTGCCTAAACTGGCGTGGCGAGCCTATCGAGGTCAGACCGAGGCTTAAAGAGTTAGAGCGCTTCGAAGATAGGGTAGAAGCTGTGATATCGGCTATAAAGGAGGCAAACAAGCTAAGGTCCCCCTCAACGTTCTACCCCATAGGCTCGAGGCTACCAATACCACGTAGACACTGGTCCACCGCAAGGCTGGGCCTGCCAAAGAGCGATGGCTCGCTTCGGTTTACCGGTCCGCGCGCCGGTGACGTTAGCAGAAAAGCTCTCAGCGAGTGGGGTGATTACACGTCTCTAGTCTAG
- a CDS encoding alkaline phosphatase family protein, whose product MVKRLILLILDGAADRPVDGKTPLSEAYTPGLDRLAQNAVCGFHYPVSPGIAPESDLATISLLGYVPEKYYTGRGPLEALGIGLAIKQGHEVAFRANFATIDPATRRIIDRRVGRSLGSEEARELARALDGMQLGQDGYAVVRATIGHRAVVVIGSRSQRLSAAVSNIDPAYVRKGLISEAVKDPEMVLPRCKPLEDTEEARRTCEMVDEFVDRAIEVLEAHPVNAERANKGLLKANAILLRDAGDRIPEMPPISKQLGLSPAAAIAEMPVEIGIARAAGMKPYMVSPPSGDLARDLPERLEAVLKALRDGNGFVYVHLKGPDEPGHDGDFEGKKKAIELIDKHFVSPLLDHIDLKETAILVTSDHATPWSLKSHSGDLVPWMLSWGEIPDGPGEFSEIACKKHGGQILEHGWLLLPYVVEFIKKRAQ is encoded by the coding sequence GTGGTAAAACGCCTCATACTACTCATACTAGACGGTGCAGCTGATAGGCCAGTTGACGGTAAGACGCCTCTCTCAGAGGCATATACACCAGGCCTAGACAGGCTAGCACAGAACGCAGTATGCGGGTTCCACTACCCGGTGTCCCCGGGCATAGCGCCGGAAAGCGACCTAGCCACGATATCGCTGCTAGGATACGTGCCCGAGAAGTACTACACTGGAAGGGGGCCCCTCGAGGCCCTCGGTATAGGCCTCGCCATTAAGCAGGGGCACGAGGTGGCCTTCAGGGCAAACTTTGCCACCATAGACCCGGCTACCCGCCGGATAATAGACCGTAGAGTGGGCCGGAGCCTAGGCAGCGAAGAGGCTAGAGAACTCGCACGCGCGCTTGACGGGATGCAGCTCGGGCAAGACGGGTACGCGGTAGTGAGGGCCACTATAGGCCATCGCGCAGTAGTAGTAATCGGGAGTCGTAGCCAGCGCTTGAGCGCAGCAGTATCCAACATAGACCCAGCCTACGTGAGAAAGGGCCTCATCTCCGAGGCCGTAAAGGACCCCGAAATGGTCCTGCCCAGGTGCAAGCCACTGGAGGACACAGAGGAGGCGCGCCGGACATGCGAAATGGTGGACGAGTTCGTTGACAGGGCCATTGAGGTGCTAGAGGCGCACCCGGTAAACGCTGAGCGTGCGAATAAGGGGTTGCTTAAGGCTAACGCGATTCTCCTCAGAGACGCTGGTGATAGGATACCCGAGATGCCGCCTATATCGAAACAGCTAGGGCTATCCCCTGCTGCCGCAATAGCCGAGATGCCTGTTGAGATAGGTATAGCGAGAGCAGCCGGAATGAAGCCGTACATGGTGTCTCCGCCGTCGGGAGACCTGGCTCGGGATCTTCCGGAGAGACTTGAGGCTGTACTAAAGGCCCTCAGGGATGGTAACGGCTTCGTATACGTGCATTTGAAAGGTCCTGATGAGCCAGGCCACGACGGAGACTTTGAAGGAAAGAAGAAAGCAATAGAGCTAATAGATAAGCACTTCGTGTCCCCTCTACTAGACCACATAGACCTAAAGGAGACAGCAATACTAGTAACATCAGACCATGCTACACCGTGGAGCCTTAAGAGCCATAGCGGCGATCTTGTCCCATGGATGCTCAGTTGGGGAGAGATACCCGACGGCCCAGGCGAGTTCAGCGAGATAGCCTGCAAGAAGCATGGCGGCCAGATACTAGAGCACGGCTGGCTTCTGCTCCCATACGTGGTGGAGTTCATAAAGAAGAGGGCTCAGTAG
- the argF gene encoding ornithine carbamoyltransferase, with translation MPGPLSGRDLLSIRDLSPEEIRLILDTAQQLKQRYYAGERVIPLLSGRTIALIFEKPSTRTRVSMEVAAVQLGAYPLALRREELQLGRGEPIKDTARVLSRYVDAIAARVYSHESLEEMAAYATVPVINMLSDVEHPLQALADAFTIKEKFGAIDRVKVVYVGDGRNNVAHSLLLVIAKLGGHIAVASPPALQPRRDVLEAARAAASETGATIELLEDPKEAVRGADVVYTDVWVSMGEEAEAEERRKLLQDYQVNAELMSLASNRAVFMHCLPAHRGEEVTDDVIEGPWSVVWDQAENRLHVQKAVLALILS, from the coding sequence TTGCCAGGACCGCTTTCTGGGCGTGACCTTCTGTCTATACGAGACCTTTCTCCGGAAGAGATACGGCTAATACTTGATACTGCTCAGCAGCTTAAGCAGCGCTACTATGCTGGCGAGCGTGTAATTCCTCTACTCTCGGGTAGAACTATTGCGTTGATATTTGAGAAGCCTAGTACACGGACCCGTGTAAGCATGGAGGTTGCAGCGGTTCAGCTTGGTGCCTACCCGCTTGCTCTCCGGAGAGAGGAGCTACAGCTCGGCCGTGGCGAGCCCATAAAGGATACCGCGCGGGTGCTCTCTCGCTACGTTGACGCCATAGCTGCCCGTGTATACAGCCACGAAAGCCTCGAGGAAATGGCGGCTTACGCTACAGTCCCGGTCATAAACATGCTTAGCGATGTGGAGCACCCGCTTCAGGCCTTAGCTGACGCGTTCACGATAAAAGAGAAGTTTGGCGCCATAGACCGCGTCAAGGTAGTATACGTGGGCGACGGCCGCAACAACGTGGCACATAGCCTGCTGCTTGTGATTGCGAAGCTTGGCGGACACATAGCAGTTGCCTCGCCGCCTGCTCTGCAGCCCCGTAGAGACGTGCTTGAGGCTGCAAGGGCTGCCGCCTCGGAGACGGGGGCCACGATAGAGCTCCTTGAGGACCCGAAGGAGGCTGTCCGGGGAGCCGACGTGGTCTATACAGATGTCTGGGTCAGTATGGGCGAGGAGGCTGAGGCAGAGGAGCGGCGGAAGCTACTCCAGGACTACCAGGTGAACGCAGAGCTTATGTCACTAGCATCTAACAGGGCGGTATTCATGCACTGTCTACCCGCACATCGTGGGGAAGAAGTTACTGACGACGTGATAGAAGGGCCATGGAGCGTAGTCTGGGACCAGGCAGAGAACCGTCTTCACGTCCAAAAAGCCGTACTCGCGCTAATACTATCCTAA
- a CDS encoding STT3 domain-containing protein, which produces MMDRTLNRLSSMTNSKAFTIIAVSLVILFTAMAFYLRALPYKNYQAIYARAVGLGLGDKAEYAFLNANDPWIEYWLAEYLRTHGIGSWTSLTRDNPDTHIFWYPWGRDFARGEYPFAPVIGALAPGSLSTVRWVSLLPPIFGALMVPIAYLYIRRFYGELAGIAAALLLAVLPASSARTFAGFVEKTGIAIPFLIAGLLLYSETLRRRNIPIALATGLVLGSIGFVWGGYSFAALLIAVASLLAPLTVEWRYSAEIAKASIAVGAGFASATYIASMYGPVSVKYGIIAVLGTVVSYMIVKAIELAQLRRVSSMAAIPATRLYSIVVVALLVAGVLAAPMLGISGRALFALAWPLRLMGKLHLSALAETVAEHSSPLSNPGLFDNFVRQGNIAALFTPVAALYLLYRAFRRKEPEHLPLALTAMGLYYAVLGMLYFLQASSVAGVLAIAATLGIVASARPRSTMPRSKRQTLHTSELRLVATAAFVIAILVAAVLGAKTTYAMMSSQVASVTGYSLNAQQYGWLYMLDVLDRETTNDTVVVAWWDYGYWISVGANRPTLADGATSNGTQIRLLAEFFTSTSEEEAVSILGKLHLKPGKTLIFVHDNALFDPVNGTLIYTIGLANFPAIDIAKSWAMLHIAGKDKLGFAVGNAKYKQTLIYKMFASAPYSFGKVGDVFPREHLKTVKTNIRNVILFGEKTTPVEFKHFEPYKVILGFYMDSKGRVLAVNANGNIYYLVQALILYKWKG; this is translated from the coding sequence ATGATGGACAGAACCCTTAACCGGCTAAGCTCAATGACAAACAGTAAAGCGTTTACGATTATAGCTGTATCTCTTGTTATATTGTTCACTGCTATGGCCTTCTACCTCCGTGCATTACCTTACAAAAACTATCAAGCCATATACGCTAGGGCTGTAGGCCTAGGCCTCGGCGACAAGGCTGAGTACGCATTCCTCAACGCCAATGACCCTTGGATAGAGTACTGGCTGGCTGAGTATCTGCGGACACACGGTATAGGCTCATGGACCAGCCTAACTCGGGATAACCCTGATACCCATATATTCTGGTATCCATGGGGAAGGGACTTCGCCAGAGGAGAGTACCCATTCGCACCTGTCATCGGGGCGCTGGCGCCCGGCTCGCTGAGCACTGTACGCTGGGTCTCTCTGCTCCCCCCAATATTCGGCGCACTCATGGTCCCTATAGCCTATCTGTACATTAGACGGTTCTATGGGGAGCTAGCAGGTATTGCCGCTGCTCTATTGCTTGCAGTGCTGCCTGCCTCTAGCGCGAGGACATTCGCTGGTTTCGTGGAGAAGACTGGAATCGCTATACCGTTCCTTATAGCTGGGCTCCTGCTTTATAGCGAGACTCTCCGGAGGCGTAACATCCCGATAGCGCTAGCGACAGGACTTGTACTAGGTTCCATAGGCTTCGTGTGGGGCGGCTACTCGTTCGCTGCACTACTGATCGCTGTAGCGTCGCTGCTGGCGCCGCTGACGGTAGAATGGAGATACTCTGCTGAGATCGCTAAAGCCAGTATAGCCGTGGGAGCTGGGTTTGCCTCTGCTACTTATATTGCGTCTATGTATGGGCCTGTGTCGGTGAAATACGGTATAATAGCTGTGCTCGGCACTGTTGTGTCGTACATGATAGTGAAGGCTATAGAGCTGGCTCAGCTACGCCGCGTATCTAGTATGGCAGCGATACCGGCTACAAGGCTCTACTCTATCGTAGTTGTCGCTCTCCTCGTTGCCGGCGTACTAGCCGCACCCATGCTCGGTATTAGTGGTAGAGCGCTCTTCGCCCTGGCGTGGCCGCTCCGCCTTATGGGGAAGCTCCATCTATCCGCGCTCGCGGAGACTGTCGCTGAGCATTCCTCGCCTCTATCGAACCCCGGTCTCTTTGACAACTTCGTCCGTCAGGGCAACATCGCTGCCCTCTTCACACCTGTAGCAGCACTGTACCTGCTGTACAGGGCGTTCCGCCGAAAAGAACCAGAGCATCTGCCTCTAGCCCTGACCGCCATGGGCCTCTACTACGCTGTGCTTGGAATGCTCTACTTCCTACAAGCATCATCCGTTGCGGGAGTACTAGCTATAGCCGCAACACTCGGCATAGTAGCCTCCGCCAGGCCCAGGAGCACGATGCCTCGCTCAAAGCGCCAGACACTGCATACAAGCGAGCTGAGGCTTGTAGCTACGGCCGCCTTCGTGATAGCCATCCTCGTGGCTGCAGTCCTAGGCGCTAAGACGACTTATGCTATGATGTCTAGCCAGGTTGCAAGCGTGACTGGCTATAGCTTGAACGCCCAGCAGTATGGCTGGCTCTACATGCTCGACGTACTAGACCGCGAGACGACAAACGATACAGTAGTAGTCGCGTGGTGGGACTATGGCTACTGGATAAGCGTTGGCGCTAATCGTCCAACACTCGCCGACGGTGCAACGAGTAACGGGACCCAGATAAGGCTGCTAGCAGAGTTCTTCACATCAACCAGCGAGGAGGAAGCCGTAAGTATACTTGGCAAGTTACACTTGAAGCCTGGCAAGACCCTCATATTCGTGCACGACAACGCGTTATTCGACCCAGTGAACGGGACCCTAATATACACTATAGGCCTGGCAAACTTCCCCGCGATAGACATAGCTAAGTCGTGGGCTATGCTACATATAGCCGGGAAGGATAAGCTTGGCTTTGCCGTCGGCAACGCTAAGTACAAGCAGACACTGATATACAAGATGTTCGCAAGCGCGCCGTACAGCTTCGGTAAGGTAGGAGACGTGTTCCCGAGAGAGCATCTCAAGACCGTGAAGACAAACATAAGGAACGTCATACTATTCGGCGAGAAGACTACACCCGTCGAGTTCAAGCACTTTGAGCCATACAAGGTGATACTAGGCTTCTACATGGACTCCAAGGGTAGAGTTCTAGCAGTCAATGCAAACGGCAACATCTACTACCTCGTGCAGGCACTCATACTATACAAGTGGAAGGGCTAA
- a CDS encoding ATP-NAD kinase family protein yields the protein MRRRLCFVVNPLAGIGGPLALKGSDGEAGLIALERGAALVSPQKAARFLSRLKTLGIDKGLDILTAGGLMGEEEAATAGLRAIVVYRPQGWPTRRQDTIAAVKNCLKEGSEIVVFVGGDGTARDVLEALGPSHEVPVLGVPAGVKMYSSVYAETPEAAADVLWEWLHSGGLCEAEVLDIDEEAFRAGELRVKLYGVARVPCSSKMVGSSKQPSPSSPDEEENKQAIARYVVESMKPCTLYILGPGSTVKAIADEMGVEKTLLGVDVVHNGRVVALDVDEEKLYEIVKSHLARGGSVKLIVTPIGGQGYILGRGNQQISPRVLRLIGKKGIVVVATRNKVQHLRKLRVDTGDPELDRELRGYIRVVVDYGEELMMRVD from the coding sequence TTGAGGCGTAGACTATGCTTTGTGGTAAATCCCTTAGCGGGTATAGGCGGGCCTCTAGCCCTCAAGGGCAGCGATGGAGAGGCTGGACTTATAGCTCTTGAGCGGGGCGCTGCTCTCGTCTCGCCGCAGAAGGCCGCGAGGTTCCTATCACGGCTAAAAACACTAGGCATAGACAAGGGCCTCGACATACTGACTGCTGGCGGCCTAATGGGCGAGGAGGAGGCAGCCACTGCGGGGCTACGGGCCATAGTCGTGTACAGGCCCCAGGGGTGGCCTACACGCCGCCAGGACACGATAGCTGCTGTTAAGAACTGCCTCAAAGAGGGCTCGGAGATAGTAGTGTTTGTCGGCGGGGATGGCACCGCGAGGGATGTCCTAGAGGCCTTAGGCCCCAGCCATGAGGTGCCCGTTCTCGGTGTCCCTGCCGGGGTCAAGATGTATAGCTCTGTCTACGCTGAGACCCCCGAGGCTGCTGCTGATGTTCTGTGGGAGTGGCTACACTCTGGCGGGCTCTGCGAAGCAGAAGTGCTCGACATAGACGAGGAGGCGTTTAGAGCTGGAGAGCTAAGGGTAAAGCTGTACGGCGTAGCACGCGTCCCCTGTAGCTCGAAGATGGTGGGCTCTAGCAAACAGCCTTCACCCTCTAGCCCCGATGAAGAAGAGAATAAGCAGGCTATAGCCAGGTATGTCGTGGAGTCCATGAAGCCGTGTACACTGTATATCCTCGGGCCGGGTTCCACGGTCAAAGCTATAGCCGACGAGATGGGTGTCGAGAAGACCCTTCTAGGTGTAGACGTCGTGCATAATGGACGTGTTGTAGCCCTAGACGTTGATGAGGAGAAGCTCTACGAGATAGTAAAGAGCCACCTAGCCAGAGGCGGCTCGGTAAAGCTAATAGTCACGCCGATAGGCGGCCAAGGATATATACTAGGACGAGGTAACCAGCAGATATCACCACGCGTGCTAAGGCTTATAGGGAAGAAGGGTATAGTAGTCGTCGCTACGAGAAATAAAGTACAGCACCTGAGGAAGCTACGCGTCGATACTGGGGACCCGGAGCTCGACCGGGAGCTGAGAGGGTATATACGAGTGGTTGTAGACTACGGAGAAGAGCTAATGATGCGCGTGGACTAG
- the cyoE gene encoding heme o synthase, whose product MSRRDSRLKTEYAEPSRKRSGLIADIAALIKLRQTTLLVVSMYASFILGGGIGYPLKMHMLVVALGYIAISSVTAINMYFDRDIDAIMPRTMERPLASGRLNPNMVLAVSISLLVASLALASIYINIYYSIAIAIGFMFDIVAYTILLKRKTPLSIVAGAVAGGAPSLGGWAAATGTIDVNALLLSLLVVVWVPAHIWFLATFYREDYRRASVPMLPVVADPNVTAMGIGFGALIMGYVIVGLWLNRVIGAVSLAYGLFASTHLFAMAVNYGLTGGDEIYARRAFKITNMHLGILYMVMVLEKAIAPGLSLGLD is encoded by the coding sequence ATGAGTAGACGCGACTCCCGGCTTAAAACAGAGTACGCGGAACCATCTAGAAAACGCAGCGGACTCATTGCCGACATTGCAGCCCTGATAAAGCTCCGCCAGACAACACTTCTAGTGGTATCAATGTATGCATCCTTCATACTTGGTGGCGGCATCGGTTATCCGCTCAAGATGCACATGCTAGTAGTAGCCCTAGGATACATAGCTATATCAAGTGTCACAGCTATAAACATGTACTTTGATCGGGATATAGACGCTATAATGCCTAGAACTATGGAAAGACCACTGGCAAGTGGTAGGCTAAACCCAAACATGGTACTTGCTGTATCCATATCCCTTCTCGTAGCCTCGCTAGCCCTAGCATCAATCTACATCAACATATACTACAGCATTGCAATAGCTATAGGCTTCATGTTCGACATAGTTGCCTACACAATACTGCTCAAACGCAAAACGCCGCTCAGCATAGTGGCAGGCGCAGTTGCTGGCGGTGCTCCATCGCTGGGAGGATGGGCTGCAGCAACAGGAACAATAGATGTAAATGCACTACTACTCTCACTCCTAGTGGTCGTATGGGTACCTGCACACATATGGTTCCTAGCCACGTTCTATCGGGAGGACTATAGGAGAGCCAGTGTACCAATGCTCCCCGTTGTAGCAGACCCAAACGTAACAGCCATGGGGATAGGGTTTGGCGCCCTCATAATGGGCTACGTGATAGTCGGTCTATGGCTCAACAGGGTTATAGGTGCAGTGTCGCTAGCCTACGGGTTATTCGCGTCAACGCACCTATTCGCGATGGCGGTGAACTATGGATTAACGGGCGGCGATGAAATCTACGCAAGAAGGGCATTCAAGATAACTAATATGCACCTTGGCATACTATACATGGTCATGGTGCTGGAGAAGGCTATCGCACCAGGGCTAAGCCTAGGGCTAGACTAG
- a CDS encoding nicotinamide-nucleotide adenylyltransferase: MNAGDDVLGASRRVLFFGRFQPFHNGHLAAVKWLLERYDEVVILVGMADESHTWRNPFTAGERLLMIREALRSAGVELSRVITATIQTLTVYSGNSGFVLGYVPPVDAVATANPAVNRAFRDAGVKTVKPPLVNKHVWCGEYIRCLMLRGDESWRSLVPEPVPRIIDSIDGVTRIREIVSETIYRVEAACSRLAQQR; encoded by the coding sequence ATGAATGCGGGAGATGATGTGCTGGGAGCGAGTAGGCGTGTACTATTCTTCGGAAGATTCCAGCCATTCCACAATGGCCACCTAGCGGCGGTGAAGTGGCTGCTAGAGCGGTATGACGAGGTCGTGATACTCGTTGGTATGGCTGACGAGAGCCATACTTGGCGGAACCCCTTCACGGCGGGTGAGCGCCTGCTAATGATACGCGAGGCCCTCAGAAGCGCTGGCGTGGAACTCTCCAGGGTGATAACGGCTACCATACAGACTCTAACAGTATATAGTGGAAACTCTGGCTTTGTACTGGGCTACGTGCCTCCGGTAGACGCGGTGGCCACTGCTAACCCTGCAGTCAACCGTGCATTCCGTGATGCCGGTGTGAAGACCGTCAAGCCGCCGCTAGTAAACAAGCACGTCTGGTGCGGAGAGTACATACGCTGCCTAATGCTCCGCGGCGACGAGTCCTGGAGAAGCCTAGTGCCAGAACCCGTACCCAGGATAATAGATAGTATCGATGGTGTAACGAGGATACGCGAGATTGTGAGCGAGACCATCTACAGAGTCGAGGCAGCGTGCAGCAGACTTGCACAGCAGCGGTAA